The nucleotide window CAATGAGGTTTCAACCAAACTCTCATCAAAGAAATTAGGAGGTGTGTAGTTTCGAGAGGAGCTCCTCACATGAAGACTGGCAGAGATATTATCATTTCCTGCTGCGTTAGATGCAATGCATAGGTAAGTTCCAGTGTCCTGCACTTGGGCATAACGCACTTCCAGAGTTCCATTTGCATGCACCCGTATTCTCCCCACAGAGCTGAATGGAGTCTGCTGGGGTGATAACCAAGTTATACTGGGTTGGGGATAGCCATCTACTTTGCATTCAAACTGAACATTTGTTCCCTCATCCACCATTACGTCTTGTAGCTTACGTTCAAGGATACCTGCCTGTCTGCAGATAAACACTTTGGAAAACTCTGCCTCTGAAAAGTCACGAAACTCCCGCCTCCGACCGCGTTCATGGGCAGAACATGTAGGCTGGCGACCATCAAAGTTTAACCTAAAACGACGTCGCATCACCCACAGTAGCCGACAGTCACAAGTAAGTGGGTTCCTGTCCAGTCGCAAGATCTGTAAGTTCCCGACTGCATGGAAGGCACTTTCTTCAAGGGTAGTAAGTCGGTTTGAAGATACATTGAGCAGCTTAAAGTGAGCCAGGCATCTAAAGGCACCTGGCTCAATGCGGAGCAGTTTCCCACCCACCAAGTGGAATTCCTGAAGTCTGAGCAATTCTCCTAGCTTATTACTCTCTATAGATGTAATAGGGTTGTAGGACAGATCTAAGTAGATCAGGTGTGTTAAATGGCGCAATGAGGCATATGGTATGGCACTCAGATTGCAGTTACTGATAACCAAGCTGGTGATATTTAGATTCACAAGGCTGTTGCTGTTTAACGTCTCTAATGAGGGCCACTGAAGTATCTGCAGTGTACGCAGCTGGTGCAGCCGACGAAAGGCATAGTTGGGCAACACATTAATGTTTAGTCTCCTTAGGCGCAGTTTGCTTAGGCTTTGGAGTTGTGAAAATGCATCAGTAGGAATAGAAGTAAGGTTACTGTGGTCTACATTCAGCTCCTGTAAGCTCTGCAGACCAACAAAGGCCCTCTGTGAAATAAACACCAGGTCATTTTCCCCTGCATTTAGTTCCCGTAGGTTCACCATCTCCTGAAATGTGTAGTCCAGAAACACAAGTATCTCATTCTTGCTAATGTCCAGGCTGAGAAGGCTTGACAGACCAGAGAAGACACCAACTGGGATGATCTTAAGCcggttgttttttatttttaaaatccttAGGTATTTCAGACCCTGGAATGCTTCCACTTCAATCATGGAGATAATGTTCCCACTAAGGTCCAGCTCCTCTAGTTGCGTTAATCCATAGAACTGTCGCCGAATCAGTGTCTTCAAGCGGTTGCCAGAAAGGTTCAGCCGCCTGGCACTGATGTGCAATCCTTCTGGAACAACTGTTAAGTGTTTTGAAGAGCAGTTCACCTCTAGTGTGTCCTGCCGACAAATGCACTTTTGAGGACATGGCCACAGGAAATCAAACGCTGATAAGTGCAAACAGTAGAGTAGCAAGAATGCTGAGACCAACTTCTGATGACACGGCACAAACATCTTAACTCCTGCCTGTTGGAGAGAAAGCAACAAACTCAGTTGAGGAGAGATTTATAGGATGGACCAACATAAAGATAATGAATAATATTGCATAATATTGCTAGGGGTGCATTGTGATATACTGTGAAGGTACAATTATGcataaaaatacaagaaaacaaGGTTACCCTTGATTTTTACTCAGTTTGGTCTAATTTGTGTTTAACTATGCTaacaaatggaaataaaaggtatacatactgtatgttttcaACATACTGATAAAAAGCCACATACAaatgcatattattattattattatttgtagtagtagtagtagtagtagtagtagtagttgtagtggtagtagtatAGCAGTTGGTaagctgtgtatttttttatgtgaatggTATAAGCCTGGATAAAGTTtcaaaattctttaaaaagaaagctATTCAAGCAACTGTACTTTTTCAGTTATTTCAATTTTTAGTGTTATTTTTTAGTGTAAGCTTTCTCATTCTCATTTAGTTGTGCACTACCAGTGACTACAATAGCATATTATTACACTGTAAGATACAATCAATATTATTCAAAGCTATTGATTATAAACCTAATTTCAGACTACGGATAAACTGCTTAAAATCTGATAGTTTAGTTCTGTTATGTAACTAAAGATCGTTCTAGATCACGTGTTGTCTGTTAGAgttcatatttaaatacatttttgcagtttttgtatttgcataaattacataaacaaTTTGAGTAATGTTAAATATTGtgcatggcaaaaaaaaaaaaaaaaaaaaaaaatttaatcccTTACATAAATCACTCATTTACAACACAGACACTTATTCAAACCTGTAAAGCGCAAAGtcctttgtttttcttcagtacAACCAATTTTCCTTTTTGATATCATTAAGCAGCAGGTACATGACTGCAGACACCAATTCAATCTGATTTCAAAATATACTTTCCTCACAAATTATCTTCTACTTGTAATACAGGCTTGATAGTGAGAATGCTGGTATAGCTGTCCTATTCTAACAGCATGCAGCCGATCTGTGGAGTAGAGAGCTCACAAAAAGTGTTGATCCCTCTGTTAGATTTCAACAGGTGCACAAACTCTGGGAGTGCTTAAAGAAAGACTCACTACCTCACTTTCACATCTCCTATTTGTACACACTTTCAACATCCACAAAATCTATTGAAACTGTACAGAACATTGTATGTCCCAATCTATTTCATAGTTCATTGTGTGCAGAAAAACAATCCTTACCCacctaaatgtatttttatctaCTGTAATTAACAATGACACCCAAAAATCCATGTTATTGTCACCCTGTCACAACGTCCTCATAGCACATATGCACtcaatattttaacaaacacaaataaggTTGCAGCTGAAGTCAAAAGACAAGGTCAGATCTGACTTTCTCATAACACTCTCTGTAAATGTACAATTGTCTGAAAAGGTCAAAGCTCTGTTTCAGGTGGTCTGGCATcgaataaaatgtacaataaccTTCAAGAATATATTGACTTGTAAACTTTAATATTCTATCTGAGCAGGTGAAGCATTACACAGAGACGTGTATAGAATGTCACTGGCCTCTGTCTCTTGCCTGACATTTGACCTCAATGTGCAGACCAGAAAAGGGTAATGCTGACTCGATTTCCCTCTTTTACACACTCTGATGCTATTTCTACTTTGCCTGTGTGAGATCTATCTCCAGTTGCTCGCTAATCCTCAATTAGAATTCCACAGATACAACAATAGCTTATGCATGcatatgtgtgagagagagctgtttATTACTCTGCAGAATTCAGCTGGACTGCACTTGTGAGTATTAAAGGCTCCTCCAGCAAATAACAGGTGCAGGAATGAGTGACAGTAGATAAGCAACTGTCTGaatggttttgtttttacttcagCAATAGTACAGATTTATACTTGgggctgattttttttgtttcattaaatttcttaacaaaataattgtgtgattcttatttgtttgattaataTGCCTTGAATTACTATATGTTAATGTTTCAAATAATGTAGGATCTAATGATGGTATTTCATGTCTTCTTATACAGGTTTTAGGTCCAGGTCCAGCAACAAAGTCTGTTTACAACAAGGTAAAACAATTAATATGGTAATTGAGGTGTAATGTAACAGTTGAAAGGTCATGAATTATGCATAAGTTACGATTAATGGTCTCTCCATTAGAGAGagctgtgtttgttttcttttttttgttataccAGAAACTAATAAAGTCTTTAACAAATCTGATTCATATCAAGTTTTAAAtttgctttacttttattttctctgctgTAGGATTTTGtctcttttattttatctgtatttACACTATgaattgtttaaaatcttttctgTTCCCAATAAATGCTGACAGGCAATATTTTATGCACTATTGCACTTGGTCGTTTTTGCAATTTTGAATGCTCATACATTCTtacaaacaaaaacccacacaaatatGAGTTATTAAACAGATAATAACTGGCTGTGGATTTCCTGTAGTTTGTACTGCAaatctgtatacagtatattatggGTTTTTAGACTTTGTGCATGAATGATATAAAGGTAAAATAAGATTTGTGTATAAAGTCTTCAGGtccaaaacaaacataaataaattagtcATTGCTACTGTATACATCAATATCAAGCCCGAGGCTGTTCCACATGCAGAGGTGAGGTATAAAAGCACATAGATTTCAGCGTTGTGTATTAGCTTATTAGTAAgccttggtttatttttttttgcaaagcacacaaaaagaaaaaaatccttctttttgtctttgttttcaaACAAGCATAGAATTCAAGATAagcttgttattttctttttggttaACCTATGGCACTGTGATTATATTTCtgggatacatttaaaaaa belongs to Silurus meridionalis isolate SWU-2019-XX chromosome 4, ASM1480568v1, whole genome shotgun sequence and includes:
- the lingo4b gene encoding leucine-rich repeat and immunoglobulin-like domain-containing nogo receptor-interacting protein 4b isoform X2: MFVPCHQKLVSAFLLLYCLHLSAFDFLWPCPQKCICRQDTLEVNCSSKHLTVVPEGLHISARRLNLSGNRLKTLIRRQFYGLTQLEELDLSGNIISMIEVEAFQGLKYLRILKIKNNRLKIIPVGVFSGLSSLLSLDISKNEILVFLDYTFQEMVNLRELNAGENDLVFISQRAFVGLQSLQELNVDHSNLTSIPTDAFSQLQSLSKLRLRRLNINVLPNYAFRRLHQLRTLQILQWPSLETLNSNSLVNLNITSLVISNCNLSAIPYASLRHLTHLIYLDLSYNPITSIESNKLGELLRLQEFHLVGGKLLRIEPGAFRCLAHFKLLNVSSNRLTTLEESAFHAVGNLQILRLDRNPLTCDCRLLWVMRRRFRLNFDGRQPTCSAHERGRRREFRDFSEAEFSKVFICRQAGILERKLQDVMVDEGTNVQFECKVDGYPQPSITWLSPQQTPFSSVGRIRVHANGTLEVRYAQVQDTGTYLCIASNAAGNDNISASLHVRSSSRNYTPPNFFDESLVETSLPPSTNSSAQLSSPFPFDAKTIVIATTMGFLSFLSSVVICFVFMFLWSQSKGQIKHTATIDFVPRSSMGGGGEGGDTGRFTMKLI
- the lingo4b gene encoding leucine-rich repeat and immunoglobulin-like domain-containing nogo receptor-interacting protein 4b isoform X1 codes for the protein MGTISGQALVIQAGVKMFVPCHQKLVSAFLLLYCLHLSAFDFLWPCPQKCICRQDTLEVNCSSKHLTVVPEGLHISARRLNLSGNRLKTLIRRQFYGLTQLEELDLSGNIISMIEVEAFQGLKYLRILKIKNNRLKIIPVGVFSGLSSLLSLDISKNEILVFLDYTFQEMVNLRELNAGENDLVFISQRAFVGLQSLQELNVDHSNLTSIPTDAFSQLQSLSKLRLRRLNINVLPNYAFRRLHQLRTLQILQWPSLETLNSNSLVNLNITSLVISNCNLSAIPYASLRHLTHLIYLDLSYNPITSIESNKLGELLRLQEFHLVGGKLLRIEPGAFRCLAHFKLLNVSSNRLTTLEESAFHAVGNLQILRLDRNPLTCDCRLLWVMRRRFRLNFDGRQPTCSAHERGRRREFRDFSEAEFSKVFICRQAGILERKLQDVMVDEGTNVQFECKVDGYPQPSITWLSPQQTPFSSVGRIRVHANGTLEVRYAQVQDTGTYLCIASNAAGNDNISASLHVRSSSRNYTPPNFFDESLVETSLPPSTNSSAQLSSPFPFDAKTIVIATTMGFLSFLSSVVICFVFMFLWSQSKGQIKHTATIDFVPRSSMGGGGEGGDTGRFTMKLI